A stretch of Crossiella cryophila DNA encodes these proteins:
- a CDS encoding YibE/F family protein, translating into MPASDRPRQPTGHGHGHGHGPAEPVSRRVRTLLTILLAPLALAAVLGGILLYPFGSQQATGGELGLNRTPVHAEVKAVAQQACATGGQGENCQVVTVALTDGPGAGATVRVPVPLGPSAPKFTIGDAVVLAFSGEGNPRDGAAYELVDFQRGLPLGVLAAIFAVAVLILARWRGLAALGALALSFLVLMYFMLPAILAGKSPLAVAVVGAGIIMFAALYLTHGFSARTSTAVLGTLVSLVLIGLLGASFVGLTHLTGLDEESTNLITLLGRPVDTRGLLLAGIIIGALGVLDDVTVTQASAVWELRRANPSLNWRKLYAAGLRIGRDHAGSAVNTLFMAYAGAALPMLITFSVSGRTFTEIATTQTLAQEIVRTLIGSIGLVAAVPVTTLLAALVAVREPVDTPQDPDHTQDRDNIPESTPDPDPLHQAPGHSHSTGASHGLGLGTGTGPNLGPGAGPGVGTGPGPGVGTGAGTGPSPGSGSGTGPGSGPGPATGIGTQPRQPQPSATGTHPRLPGQPGPGTSHLPPPTTTGQHPRPTSPATGTQPRLPSPTASDPRIRPTTPGNPAPPGLAPPPAPTVPGPVHPSERSHPALNPASGRWPAPAHPHNPPNSPNPAPAPNLSRGPAPTPGTGQWPVPEWTAPDQPRPPHPAPPPGEPPYPTREQRRFPPSPSQQWESPPADHPEPEHPTPPRRSRHRRD; encoded by the coding sequence GTGCCAGCCAGCGACCGCCCGAGACAACCCACCGGCCACGGCCACGGGCATGGTCACGGCCCCGCCGAACCGGTCTCCCGCCGCGTCCGCACCCTGCTCACGATCCTGCTCGCCCCGCTGGCGCTGGCCGCGGTGCTCGGCGGCATCCTGCTCTACCCCTTCGGCAGCCAGCAGGCCACCGGCGGCGAACTGGGCCTCAACCGCACCCCCGTGCACGCCGAGGTCAAAGCAGTCGCCCAGCAAGCCTGCGCCACCGGCGGCCAGGGCGAGAACTGCCAGGTCGTCACCGTCGCCCTCACCGACGGCCCCGGTGCGGGCGCCACCGTGCGCGTCCCGGTGCCACTGGGTCCCAGCGCACCGAAGTTCACCATCGGCGACGCCGTGGTGCTGGCCTTCTCCGGCGAGGGCAACCCCCGCGACGGCGCCGCCTACGAACTCGTCGACTTCCAGCGCGGCCTGCCCCTCGGCGTGCTCGCCGCGATCTTCGCCGTGGCCGTGCTCATCCTGGCCCGCTGGCGCGGCCTGGCCGCCCTGGGCGCCCTCGCGCTGAGCTTCCTGGTCCTGATGTACTTCATGCTCCCGGCCATCCTCGCCGGCAAGAGCCCACTGGCCGTGGCCGTGGTCGGCGCCGGGATCATCATGTTCGCCGCCCTGTACCTGACCCACGGCTTCAGCGCCCGGACCTCGACCGCTGTCCTGGGCACCCTGGTCAGCCTGGTCCTCATCGGCCTGTTGGGCGCCTCTTTCGTCGGCCTGACCCACCTGACCGGCCTGGACGAGGAATCCACCAACCTGATCACCCTGCTCGGCCGCCCCGTGGACACCCGAGGCCTGCTCCTGGCCGGCATCATCATCGGCGCCCTGGGCGTACTCGACGACGTCACCGTCACCCAGGCCAGCGCCGTCTGGGAACTCCGCCGCGCCAACCCCAGCCTCAACTGGCGCAAGCTCTACGCCGCCGGCCTGCGCATCGGCCGCGACCACGCAGGCTCCGCCGTCAACACCCTGTTCATGGCCTACGCGGGCGCCGCCCTGCCCATGCTCATCACCTTCTCCGTCTCCGGCCGCACCTTCACCGAAATCGCCACCACCCAAACCCTCGCCCAGGAAATCGTCCGCACCCTCATCGGCAGCATCGGCCTGGTAGCCGCGGTCCCGGTCACCACCCTGCTCGCCGCCCTGGTCGCCGTCCGCGAACCCGTCGACACCCCGCAGGACCCCGACCACACCCAGGACCGCGACAACATCCCGGAGTCCACTCCAGACCCCGATCCCCTCCATCAAGCTCCCGGCCACAGCCACAGCACGGGCGCCAGCCACGGCCTTGGACTCGGCACTGGCACGGGTCCCAACCTCGGCCCCGGCGCTGGCCCCGGCGTTGGCACGGGTCCCGGCCCCGGCGTTGGCACGGGCGCTGGCACGGGTCCCAGCCCCGGTTCTGGCTCTGGCACTGGTCCCGGCTCTGGTCCCGGTCCCGCCACCGGCATTGGCACCCAGCCCCGCCAGCCACAACCATCGGCCACCGGCACCCACCCACGCCTTCCCGGCCAGCCGGGCCCCGGCACGAGTCACCTACCGCCGCCGACCACGACCGGCCAGCACCCGCGACCGACTTCCCCCGCCACGGGCACCCAACCGAGGCTGCCATCACCAACCGCCTCAGATCCGAGGATCCGGCCCACCACCCCCGGCAACCCTGCACCCCCTGGCCTGGCTCCACCGCCTGCCCCGACGGTGCCCGGCCCAGTACACCCCAGCGAACGCTCCCACCCGGCCCTCAACCCCGCCTCGGGCCGCTGGCCCGCCCCCGCCCACCCGCACAACCCACCCAACAGCCCCAACCCCGCTCCAGCACCCAACCTCAGTCGCGGCCCGGCCCCCACCCCGGGCACCGGCCAGTGGCCAGTCCCCGAGTGGACCGCCCCCGACCAGCCGCGACCACCCCACCCCGCCCCACCCCCCGGCGAGCCGCCCTACCCCACACGCGAACAGCGGCGATTCCCACCGTCACCCTCGCAACAGTGGGAATCGCCGCCCGCCGACCACCCGGAGCCGGAGCACCCGACCCCGCCACGCCGGTCCCGACACCGGCGCGACTGA
- the nudC gene encoding NAD(+) diphosphatase, whose amino-acid sequence MSDLAIAYNGLSLDRAGRHRGDPDWLAEVRERAGSTVLPLWRDRCLVRDGVPVALPAAVGHLGGAGRLGGAGQAGETGHLGRAGQPGEARQVGEAGLLGVVGGRVVGGDGGGHAGAAGNGAAHEGRGPDGVARNGGSGGREGRGDAESVGHSGRNGVEPLGGRELVFLALDGDCGRFAVDLSDVDEAEALRLSGAEAVVDVRALFPVLSASESALLAYAKGILHWHRTQRFCGACGHGTEVREGGHLRVCGSGGCGRLLFPRLEPAVIVLVTAPDAPRRCLLGRHRGAAEGAFSTLAGFVEIGESLEDAVRREVAEEAGVVVGPVRYLASQAWPFPAGLMVGFQATAVDEAILVDENELIEARWFSAAEIRARVAADPAAFRVDSIGHHLIADWLAAD is encoded by the coding sequence GTGTCTGACCTGGCCATCGCCTACAACGGACTCTCGCTGGACCGCGCGGGCAGGCACCGCGGCGATCCGGATTGGCTGGCGGAGGTGCGGGAGCGGGCGGGGTCGACGGTGCTGCCGCTGTGGCGGGATCGGTGCCTGGTGCGGGATGGGGTGCCGGTGGCACTGCCCGCGGCGGTGGGGCACTTGGGGGGAGCTGGGCGCCTGGGTGGAGCCGGGCAGGCAGGTGAGACCGGGCACCTGGGTAGGGCAGGACAACCAGGCGAAGCCAGACAGGTGGGCGAGGCTGGGCTGCTGGGTGTGGTGGGCGGTCGGGTGGTGGGCGGCGATGGGGGCGGGCACGCGGGTGCCGCGGGCAACGGTGCGGCACACGAGGGCCGTGGCCCGGACGGCGTGGCTCGGAACGGCGGGAGCGGGGGTCGCGAGGGCCGGGGTGATGCTGAGTCCGTTGGCCACAGTGGACGGAATGGGGTTGAGCCCCTGGGCGGGCGGGAGCTGGTTTTCCTCGCACTGGATGGGGATTGCGGGCGGTTCGCGGTTGATCTGTCCGATGTGGACGAAGCGGAGGCACTGCGGCTGAGTGGGGCGGAGGCCGTTGTGGATGTTCGGGCGCTCTTCCCGGTGTTGTCCGCGAGCGAGTCCGCGCTGCTCGCCTACGCCAAGGGCATCCTGCACTGGCATCGGACCCAGCGGTTCTGCGGCGCCTGTGGGCACGGAACTGAGGTTCGGGAGGGTGGGCATCTGCGGGTTTGTGGCTCGGGTGGGTGTGGGCGGTTGTTGTTTCCTCGGCTTGAGCCTGCGGTGATTGTGCTGGTCACGGCGCCGGATGCGCCCCGGCGCTGCCTGTTGGGGCGGCACCGGGGCGCGGCGGAGGGGGCGTTCTCGACCTTGGCCGGGTTTGTGGAGATCGGCGAGAGTCTGGAGGACGCGGTCCGTCGGGAGGTCGCCGAGGAGGCCGGGGTCGTGGTGGGGCCGGTGCGTTATCTGGCCTCACAGGCCTGGCCGTTCCCGGCTGGGTTGATGGTGGGGTTTCAGGCCACCGCGGTGGATGAGGCGATCTTGGTGGATGAGAACGAGCTGATCGAGGCCCGGTGGTTCAGTGCGGCGGAGATCCGGGCGCGGGTGGCGGCGGATCCGGCGGCGTTCCGGGTGGACTCGATCGGGCATCACCTGATCGCGGACTGGCTGGCGGCGGACTGA
- a CDS encoding MerR family transcriptional regulator has product MSYSVGQVSRFAGVTVRTLHHYDEIGLLSPSGRTLAGYRRYEQEDLDRLQQILFYRELGFPLDEISTLLDDPTVNAREHLRRQHALLSDRIERLQQMVKAVEHTMEARAMGTNLTPEEQFEVFGAWRPAPGYPERAESRWGHTQQWQEGMPKAAAMTKEEWVADQQRVADWVTDLETLLDSGAAPDSTAALALAERHRDMLKKFFDCSYPIQVSIAESYVTDPEQFAFLVRPERQRPGMAEFIRDAVKANATNAG; this is encoded by the coding sequence TTGAGTTACTCGGTCGGCCAGGTCTCCCGGTTCGCCGGCGTCACGGTGCGCACGCTGCACCACTACGACGAGATCGGCCTGCTCAGCCCGAGCGGCCGCACCCTGGCCGGCTACCGCCGCTACGAACAGGAGGACCTGGATCGCCTCCAGCAAATCCTGTTCTACCGCGAACTCGGCTTCCCCCTGGACGAGATCTCGACCCTGCTGGATGACCCGACGGTCAACGCGCGGGAACACCTGCGCCGTCAGCACGCGCTGCTGAGCGACCGGATCGAACGCCTCCAGCAGATGGTCAAGGCCGTCGAACACACGATGGAGGCACGAGCCATGGGAACAAACCTGACCCCCGAGGAGCAGTTCGAGGTCTTCGGCGCCTGGCGCCCCGCCCCCGGCTACCCCGAACGAGCCGAATCCCGCTGGGGCCACACCCAGCAGTGGCAGGAGGGCATGCCCAAAGCCGCGGCCATGACCAAGGAGGAGTGGGTCGCCGACCAGCAGCGCGTCGCCGACTGGGTCACCGACCTGGAAACCCTCCTGGACAGCGGCGCCGCACCCGACAGCACCGCCGCACTGGCCCTGGCCGAACGGCACCGGGACATGCTGAAGAAGTTCTTCGACTGCTCCTACCCGATCCAGGTCAGCATCGCCGAAAGCTACGTCACCGACCCGGAACAGTTCGCCTTCCTGGTCCGCCCAGAACGCCAGCGCCCCGGCATGGCCGAGTTCATCCGCGACGCGGTCAAGGCCAACGCCACCAACGCCGGCTAG
- a CDS encoding helix-turn-helix transcriptional regulator: protein MSHPTTRILALLELLQAHHRLTGADLAQRLDVDERTIRRYATRLAELGIPVQAERGRYGGYRLLPGYKLPPLMFTDEEAVAVILGLLAGARLGLATTAPAVDTALAKIQRVLPAQLRERTAAVREALDFTLAPRQAQAPGTGTLLVLGEATSRRRPVRLTYRSYQGQDSERELDPYGLVFHHGRWYVTGYDHHRADLRTFRLDRIGEVTITEHTFTPPAEFNPVQHVTQSLAGVPYAWEVQVTLHTTLDEARKRIPASTATLTDTADGVLLRTRAERLDGMAMMLAGLGWNFRIHHPAELKEEVRAHAARLVAASEH, encoded by the coding sequence GTGTCACACCCGACCACCCGGATCCTGGCGCTGCTGGAACTGCTCCAGGCCCACCACCGGCTCACCGGCGCCGACCTCGCCCAGCGCCTGGACGTCGATGAACGCACCATCCGCCGCTACGCCACCCGCCTGGCCGAACTCGGCATCCCGGTGCAGGCCGAACGCGGCCGCTACGGCGGCTACCGGCTGCTGCCCGGCTACAAACTCCCGCCGCTGATGTTCACCGACGAGGAAGCCGTCGCCGTGATCCTCGGCCTCCTGGCCGGGGCCCGGCTGGGGCTGGCCACCACCGCACCCGCGGTGGACACCGCCCTGGCCAAGATCCAGCGCGTGCTGCCCGCCCAGCTGCGCGAGCGCACCGCCGCCGTCCGCGAGGCCCTGGACTTCACCCTGGCCCCGCGCCAGGCCCAGGCCCCCGGCACCGGCACCCTGCTCGTGCTGGGCGAGGCCACCAGCCGGCGCCGCCCCGTCCGCCTGACCTACCGCTCCTACCAGGGCCAGGACAGCGAACGCGAACTCGACCCCTACGGCCTGGTCTTCCACCACGGCCGCTGGTACGTCACCGGGTACGACCACCACCGCGCCGACCTGCGCACCTTCCGGCTGGACCGCATCGGCGAGGTCACCATCACCGAGCACACCTTCACCCCGCCCGCGGAGTTCAACCCGGTCCAGCACGTCACCCAGTCCCTGGCCGGCGTGCCCTACGCGTGGGAGGTCCAGGTCACCCTGCACACCACCCTGGACGAAGCCCGCAAACGCATCCCGGCCAGCACCGCCACCCTGACCGACACCGCCGACGGCGTGCTGCTGCGCACCCGCGCCGAACGCCTGGACGGGATGGCGATGATGCTGGCCGGACTCGGCTGGAACTTCCGCATCCACCACCCGGCGGAGCTGAAGGAGGAGGTCAGGGCGCACGCGGCGCGGCTGGTGGCGGCCAGCGAGCACTGA
- a CDS encoding alpha/beta fold hydrolase has translation MANIVLVGGAWIGAWAWRAVTPELRAAGHQVYPLTLTGFGDRAHLGTPETDLSDHVQDVIAAIEAEELTDVVLVGHSYAGSVVTVVADRIPERLAKVIYVAGVTPEHGKRLFDLIPGVEEIMQAMADAEGDGWRIPFISDETLDLYYGEHGLTGQHLGWLRTHAHGVPIATHREVIKLATPDSSPVPRVFVHCTGDGPAHELPHYGRDWVRAEIATGHWPMATKPVELAALLDRLVVA, from the coding sequence ATGGCGAACATCGTGCTGGTGGGCGGGGCCTGGATCGGCGCCTGGGCGTGGCGGGCGGTCACCCCGGAACTGCGCGCGGCCGGACACCAGGTCTACCCGCTGACGCTGACCGGTTTCGGTGACCGCGCCCACCTGGGCACCCCGGAGACCGACCTGTCCGACCACGTCCAGGACGTGATCGCGGCGATCGAGGCCGAGGAACTCACCGATGTGGTGCTGGTCGGGCACAGCTACGCCGGCTCGGTGGTCACCGTGGTCGCCGACCGCATCCCCGAGCGGCTGGCCAAGGTGATCTACGTGGCCGGGGTGACCCCGGAGCACGGCAAGCGGCTGTTCGACCTGATCCCGGGCGTGGAGGAGATCATGCAGGCCATGGCCGACGCCGAGGGTGACGGGTGGCGGATCCCGTTCATCAGCGACGAAACGCTGGACCTGTACTACGGCGAGCACGGGCTGACCGGGCAGCACCTGGGCTGGCTGCGCACGCACGCCCACGGGGTGCCGATCGCCACCCACCGCGAGGTGATCAAGCTGGCCACCCCCGACAGCTCACCGGTGCCGCGGGTCTTCGTGCACTGCACGGGTGACGGTCCGGCGCACGAGCTGCCGCACTACGGGCGGGACTGGGTGCGCGCGGAGATCGCGACCGGGCACTGGCCGATGGCCACCAAGCCGGTCGAGCTGGCGGCGTTGCTCGACCGGCTGGTGGTCGCCTGA
- a CDS encoding peptide deformylase, whose amino-acid sequence MVSDEEPAGEDVAHLDAFIAELRRWRDVRGLSRTALANAMGYSRSYVSKVESAHERPSREFAKAADEALRAAGALRRAWRDYDTNRPVAIRLIQPSPEIGVEAATGSSLLVEHDDAELHFDGHSYRATMRRKLVNSGTEPITRYLIRIAVDRYPDNPEQSNRLYRDNPLTWNELALSAWWGEGRAEPMHWVAQHDRDAFKEVWLLFANDSGHFPLYPGQSTWIEYTYSVRAEKWGPWFRRAVRLPTKRLSMRLDFPAELEPTVWGLHTSMTAEAMPFRTAIDERREQGRRVYSWATEDPPLHARYRLEWHFRAAARIAAEARQQRPSEVMQALGVLQRDDPLLHRPARPFVLPDEAEDARRVLHELRTAAKRICRAHTFGKGMGLAANQLGIDRAAALVLPPGSEDLIMLLNPRIIEIGDQTDEQYEGCLSFFDVRGLVTRPLALHVEHQELSGARRITIFSHGVARLIAHEVDHLHGVLYPERMRTDAESIPVEEYQGTGMNWEY is encoded by the coding sequence ATGGTGTCTGACGAGGAGCCCGCGGGCGAGGATGTCGCGCATCTGGATGCGTTCATCGCCGAGCTGCGGCGGTGGCGTGACGTGCGCGGACTCTCCCGCACGGCGCTGGCCAACGCCATGGGCTACAGCCGATCCTATGTCTCGAAGGTGGAGAGCGCGCACGAGCGTCCCTCCCGGGAGTTCGCCAAGGCCGCCGACGAGGCGTTGCGCGCGGCCGGGGCGCTGCGGCGGGCCTGGCGGGACTACGACACCAACCGGCCGGTGGCGATCCGGCTGATCCAGCCCAGCCCCGAGATCGGGGTGGAGGCGGCCACCGGATCCAGCCTGCTGGTCGAGCACGATGACGCCGAACTGCACTTCGACGGCCACTCCTACCGGGCGACCATGCGCCGCAAGCTGGTCAACTCCGGCACCGAGCCGATCACCCGCTACCTGATCCGGATCGCGGTGGACCGCTACCCGGACAACCCCGAGCAGTCCAACCGGCTCTACCGGGACAACCCGCTGACCTGGAACGAGCTGGCACTGTCCGCCTGGTGGGGCGAGGGCAGGGCCGAGCCGATGCACTGGGTGGCCCAGCACGACCGGGACGCCTTCAAGGAAGTCTGGCTGCTCTTCGCCAACGACAGCGGCCACTTCCCGCTCTATCCGGGGCAGAGCACCTGGATCGAGTACACCTACTCCGTGCGCGCGGAGAAGTGGGGGCCGTGGTTCCGCCGCGCGGTCCGGCTGCCCACCAAACGCCTGTCGATGCGGCTGGACTTCCCGGCCGAGCTGGAGCCCACCGTGTGGGGGCTGCACACCTCGATGACCGCCGAGGCGATGCCCTTCCGCACCGCCATCGACGAGCGCCGCGAGCAGGGCCGCCGGGTGTACTCCTGGGCCACCGAGGACCCTCCTTTACATGCCCGCTACCGCCTCGAATGGCATTTCCGGGCCGCCGCCCGCATCGCCGCGGAAGCCCGCCAGCAACGCCCCAGCGAGGTCATGCAGGCCCTGGGTGTGCTGCAACGCGACGACCCGTTGTTACACCGCCCGGCCCGCCCCTTCGTGCTGCCCGATGAGGCTGAAGACGCCCGCCGGGTGCTGCACGAGTTGCGCACTGCGGCCAAGCGGATCTGCCGCGCGCACACCTTCGGCAAGGGCATGGGCCTGGCCGCCAACCAGCTCGGCATCGACCGCGCCGCCGCCCTCGTGCTGCCGCCGGGCAGCGAGGACCTGATCATGCTGCTCAACCCGCGCATCATCGAGATCGGCGACCAGACCGACGAGCAGTACGAGGGCTGCCTGAGCTTTTTCGACGTCCGCGGCCTGGTGACCCGGCCCCTGGCCCTGCACGTGGAGCACCAGGAACTCTCCGGGGCTCGGCGGATCACGATCTTCAGCCACGGGGTGGCGCGGCTGATCGCACACGAGGTCGATCACCTCCATGGGGTGCTCTACCCGGAGCGGATGCGCACCGACGCGGAGTCCATCCCGGTAGAGGAGTACCAGGGAACTGGGATGAACTGGGAGTACTAG
- a CDS encoding aminoglycoside phosphotransferase family protein — translation MSEPRWWPQAVSWIEANLAGRVRTGEIERVRERPWSTVATVPTTTGPVWFKANGPGLLYEAGLLRVLGSLAPDRVITPLVVDVERGWALLPDGGTTLRESGQDGLAAWERLLGEYAVLQRELAPHTADFLGLGVPDLSPATLTAHLDRLLGEHELPEVAAARPRFLDWCAELAGSPVPLGLQHDDLHDANVLVDAQGRYRFFDWGDASIAHPFTTLLVSLRVAARKFDLDQGAPEILRLRDAYLEPWSDLGTPAELHRTLALTTKVGAISRSLAWERALLEADAESLAEWADAVPGWLGELVKGPDLAARR, via the coding sequence ATGAGCGAACCCCGGTGGTGGCCGCAGGCCGTGTCGTGGATCGAGGCGAACCTGGCCGGCCGGGTGCGCACCGGCGAGATCGAACGGGTCCGGGAACGGCCGTGGTCCACGGTGGCCACCGTGCCCACCACGACGGGTCCGGTGTGGTTCAAGGCCAACGGGCCGGGGCTGCTGTACGAGGCGGGGTTGCTGCGCGTGCTCGGCTCGCTGGCCCCCGACCGGGTGATCACGCCGCTGGTGGTGGATGTCGAGCGGGGCTGGGCGTTGCTGCCCGACGGTGGGACGACGTTGCGGGAGTCAGGGCAGGACGGGCTCGCGGCCTGGGAGCGGTTGCTGGGCGAGTACGCGGTGCTGCAACGGGAGCTGGCGCCGCACACCGCGGACTTCCTGGGGCTGGGCGTGCCCGACCTCTCCCCCGCCACGCTGACCGCCCACCTGGACCGGCTGCTCGGCGAGCACGAACTGCCCGAGGTCGCCGCGGCGCGGCCGCGGTTCCTGGACTGGTGCGCTGAGCTGGCCGGATCACCGGTGCCGCTGGGGCTGCAGCACGACGACCTGCACGACGCCAACGTCCTGGTCGACGCGCAGGGCCGGTACCGGTTCTTCGACTGGGGTGATGCCAGCATCGCGCACCCCTTCACCACGTTGCTGGTCTCACTGCGAGTGGCCGCCCGCAAGTTCGACCTGGACCAGGGCGCCCCGGAGATCCTGCGGTTGCGGGATGCCTACCTGGAGCCGTGGTCGGATCTGGGCACCCCGGCCGAACTGCACCGCACCCTCGCGCTGACCACCAAGGTCGGCGCGATCAGCCGGTCACTGGCCTGGGAACGCGCCCTCCTGGAAGCCGACGCGGAATCACTGGCGGAGTGGGCCGACGCCGTGCCGGGATGGCTGGGCGAGCTGGTCAAGGGACCCGATCTGGCGGCGCGGCGATGA
- a CDS encoding ATP-binding protein — MIVLSLEIGSDAHRLPAVRAAVDPVLRRLFPPAEAEQLGQAVREAVANAIQHGNAADPRAAVGITLALAEDELLIQVSDQGSGFVPAATASPDCPPALLRPHGGGLTLILAAVTGLDVTRSSGRFLLTLRAALPAPQSDAA, encoded by the coding sequence ATGATCGTGCTCAGTCTGGAGATCGGCAGCGACGCGCACCGGCTGCCCGCCGTGCGCGCCGCGGTGGACCCGGTGCTGCGCCGCCTGTTCCCGCCCGCCGAGGCCGAGCAACTGGGCCAGGCGGTGCGGGAGGCGGTGGCCAACGCCATCCAGCACGGCAACGCCGCCGACCCGCGCGCCGCGGTCGGCATCACCCTGGCCCTGGCCGAGGACGAGCTGTTGATCCAGGTCAGCGACCAGGGCTCGGGTTTCGTGCCCGCGGCCACCGCCAGTCCCGATTGCCCACCCGCGTTGTTGCGCCCGCACGGCGGCGGCCTGACGTTGATCCTGGCCGCGGTCACCGGCCTGGACGTCACCCGCTCCAGCGGCCGGTTCCTGCTCACCCTGCGCGCGGCCTTACCGGCCCCGCAGTCCGACGCCGCCTGA
- a CDS encoding LCP family protein has product MSTRRVLTGIGKTGLVLVSVAALTATAAGYLTYRQATIGLATDNVITDDKGEPVLPKAPGTDTNILLVGVDSRTDAQGRPLSREVLDALQAGDANGEQNTDTMMLVHVPADPSKKAFAVSLPRDSYVDIAGGFGKHKLNSAYARAKVAKAKELRGQGKDPATVDKESVTAGRKNLINTIAKLTGLTVDHYAEINLYGFSEITKAVGGIPVCLNKPVKDDFSGANFPAGKQTLEGVDALKFVRQRHGLPAGDLDRVRRQQAFLAGLAHQVLSAGTLTDPGKVKDLIDALTRSVVLDQGWDLLGFAQQVQGLSGGKIQFHTIPTLRSNLATPGDGVAVEVDPNKVKGFVQGLLTGDGTPANASGAGTSAGKVRPVANTAQQPIDAAGIPCVN; this is encoded by the coding sequence ATGTCGACTCGCCGAGTGCTGACCGGGATAGGCAAGACCGGCCTGGTGCTGGTCTCCGTCGCCGCGCTCACCGCCACCGCCGCCGGCTACCTGACCTACCGGCAGGCCACCATCGGCCTGGCCACCGACAACGTCATCACCGATGACAAGGGCGAGCCCGTGCTGCCCAAGGCCCCCGGCACCGACACCAACATCCTCCTGGTCGGTGTCGACTCCCGCACCGACGCCCAGGGCCGCCCGCTCTCCCGTGAGGTCCTGGACGCGCTGCAGGCCGGGGATGCCAACGGGGAGCAGAACACCGACACCATGATGCTGGTGCACGTTCCCGCGGATCCGAGCAAGAAGGCCTTCGCGGTCTCCCTGCCCCGGGATTCCTATGTGGACATCGCCGGTGGGTTCGGCAAGCACAAGCTCAACTCCGCCTACGCCAGGGCCAAGGTGGCCAAGGCCAAGGAACTGCGCGGCCAGGGCAAGGATCCGGCCACCGTGGACAAGGAGTCGGTGACCGCCGGGCGCAAGAACCTGATCAACACCATCGCCAAGCTCACCGGTCTGACCGTGGACCACTACGCCGAGATCAACCTCTACGGCTTCAGCGAGATCACCAAGGCCGTCGGCGGCATCCCGGTCTGCCTGAACAAGCCGGTCAAGGACGACTTCTCCGGCGCGAACTTCCCCGCGGGCAAGCAGACCCTGGAAGGGGTGGACGCGCTGAAGTTCGTCCGCCAGCGCCACGGCCTGCCCGCCGGTGACCTGGACCGGGTCCGCCGCCAGCAGGCCTTCCTGGCCGGGCTGGCCCACCAGGTGCTCAGTGCCGGGACGCTGACCGACCCTGGCAAGGTCAAGGACCTCATCGACGCCCTGACCCGCTCGGTCGTGCTCGACCAGGGCTGGGACCTGCTCGGATTCGCCCAGCAGGTCCAGGGCCTCTCCGGCGGGAAGATCCAGTTCCACACCATCCCGACCCTGCGCTCCAACCTGGCCACCCCCGGCGACGGCGTCGCGGTGGAGGTCGACCCGAACAAGGTCAAGGGCTTCGTGCAGGGCCTGCTCACCGGCGATGGCACCCCCGCCAACGCCTCCGGCGCGGGCACTTCGGCCGGGAAGGTCCGGCCGGTGGCCAACACCGCCCAGCAGCCCATCGACGCCGCCGGGATCCCCTGTGTCAACTGA
- a CDS encoding polysaccharide deacetylase family protein has product MLKRLGPFRYVAAAVLALIVVALLLNRNTAGTPEPAASSPGPESTDKSPDPAPRPVPGGEPAKVTYKVDTQDRVVFLTIDDGATRRPDMIDILKRNGVKATFFLTNSYVKQDPGFYKKLRDETGGAIENHTESHPNLKGRSLDAQRAEIGPVSDTYGTEFGARPTLFRPPFGNFDDNTLKAAGEAGIKWVVQWGSEIINGKVQFSGPREFRPGSIVLMHFRNTFEQDVQAFVDQARANNLTPALLTDYLK; this is encoded by the coding sequence ATGCTCAAGCGTCTCGGTCCGTTCCGTTACGTGGCCGCGGCTGTGCTCGCGTTGATCGTGGTGGCGCTGCTGCTCAACCGGAACACCGCCGGGACCCCCGAACCCGCCGCGAGCAGCCCCGGCCCGGAGTCCACGGACAAATCCCCCGATCCGGCGCCCCGCCCGGTGCCCGGCGGCGAGCCCGCCAAGGTGACCTACAAGGTCGACACCCAGGACCGGGTGGTGTTCCTGACCATCGACGACGGCGCCACCCGCCGCCCCGACATGATCGACATCCTCAAGCGCAACGGGGTCAAGGCGACCTTCTTCCTGACCAACTCCTACGTCAAGCAGGACCCCGGCTTCTACAAGAAGCTCCGGGATGAGACCGGCGGTGCGATCGAGAACCACACCGAGTCCCACCCCAACCTCAAGGGCCGCTCCCTCGACGCCCAGCGCGCCGAGATCGGCCCGGTCTCCGACACCTACGGCACCGAGTTCGGCGCCCGCCCGACCCTGTTCCGCCCGCCGTTCGGCAACTTCGACGACAACACGCTCAAGGCCGCCGGTGAGGCAGGCATCAAGTGGGTCGTGCAGTGGGGCTCGGAGATCATCAACGGCAAGGTGCAGTTCAGCGGGCCGCGCGAGTTCCGGCCCGGCTCCATCGTGCTCATGCACTTCCGCAACACCTTCGAGCAGGACGTCCAGGCATTCGTGGACCAGGCCCGCGCGAACAACCTGACCCCCGCCCTGCTCACCGACTACCTCAAGTGA